The Vigna unguiculata cultivar IT97K-499-35 chromosome 1, ASM411807v1, whole genome shotgun sequence nucleotide sequence aaaaaatcaacaaataattacaaGTTTACATTTAAGGTGACATGATTATATAGAGATCAAACAGACAAGCAATTATTGTAAGGTCaacaatgaaattaaaatttattgctCCTGAAATTGATAGTAATGAAATTGAATAGTTGAAAAACTTTTTAGAACATCTTTTATTCATAATGAAACCAACCCCATTAGTATCAttacatttgattttcaatAGACAATAACTAGatctaaaattaaaacttataatgaaaaaaaatagaatatacaATCAATACATATTTTGATAAAGCACATATAACTAATAGCACATGATAAATGTTTTTGGTTCATATAATTCATTCCaccaactattttttttttgcaatatgCAGACATTGTTATAACTTTATGCCATATTTCAAAAGGCAAAAGTTTTATATTACCTAATCCACTTAAAATCTAAGAGTTTATATGGTAATATGTTTGTATCTTCAAAGTGAGTCAAGTTAactcataaaaaattaagatacgAGATTGAATATTTTAGACAATCTTAACGTAATTCACTCGttacatgaaataaattatttacaacattttcttctttcattgtttaatttttctcaTCAATTGTGAGAAGTCTTTCTTATATATTGAAGACTATGCTAGCTTAACTGGCttcaaatgttaaaattatCTTTCTATCTTACATGATATCACTAGCCTTTTTTGATCCTACTCCATCTCTTTGCGTAGTGTTCCTCTTCTTTGTGCATTGCCTCCTTCGACAACAGTTGAGCTCTGTTGTTGTTCGTCCTAGTCGTCAACAACGTGCAAAACAGAGCAAGATAAACCCCTAGAACCTTCTTTGCCCACGCGTCTTCTTACATTTGATGGTCGTGCATCCCTTCTCTTTTATGCACCACCCCACGCCATTGTTGATGTTATTTCCTATCTTCATCATGTCTTTCATATCCACCAACAACTTGTTGATGCACCCTCACTCCCTTTCTTCTCCTACTAGCGCATCGTCCCCTGGTGCCCGCTATCGTGTGTCACCATTGACAACCCAATCGTTGTCTCATCTTTTCGTCGTACTCAGTGCCCCACCATTAACGCCATGTCTCTAACCAACTCCGCACCTTGTTCCTCACCAATCACTCCACCACAGTCCTCCTCGGATAAACCTAAACTTTGCTCGACAGTCACTGtctctaatataaaaaataacatccCCTTTATGTTGGAAATGGAGAAGGATCATTATATTATGTAGGCTGAAGTTTTTGCAACTCATGCTCGGGTTATGAGAGGTCTTTAGCATATCATCCCTCAACCTGGAAAGAAATGTTTAACTCCAACTGATGTTGATCACAAACAATGAACCACCCTTGATTCTATTGTACTTCAGTGGATCTACtccactatatttttttatctccttCCTATTGCCATGCAAAAAGGTTCAAGAATCATGGATACATGGAACcgtttaactataattttttaggaCAACCATAATTTTCATATTGTTGCCCTCGAGTAGGCTTTCGAGTAGGCTTTCTCTTCCACTTGCATGAATGACTTTTCAAATGTTTATGCATACTGTCATCATCTCAAACAATACTCTgatatagaaatataatttgaatatgtgaattattatttattggaGATAAGTATGTATACATAACAAACTTAATTTAGGAAGAATAATTTGAATTctataagaaatattaaaatttcttggtggatgaaaaagatttgaaatataataattgatatcGGGTGATagttgtaacatctcatttaataagGAAAAATCctataaatgaaacatcacataaaatataatataaagagcaatACCACGAAGTATACACATATCAACCATTACAGTTAGCCATGAATAGACTTGAAGAAAAGACTAGGCACACCAAGATGCCATGAACAGAATTAAAATGTTCAACAAATGTCCAAAGGCTTGCTCATAAGAAGgggattacaaaaataatgaaaactctTCAAACATGGGCTCAACAGTGAGCCCAACCCTAAACCATGCCCAACTAAGCTGCAACATTTTCGTCATTACTACGATCTCTAGGAATTCccatatctgctcacaccaagggatttggtgatcattgcaaaaaggaaaatcacACAAGAAGAGAGACACaagcaagaagggtaagctagagtaaaaagctttttatcatacaattaagcatataaattaaaagtcaaGAACACATAAATCAACCAAGCAAGTGATAGCAAGCaacaagactctaagactcaatttatccggatacatataatcagtcggattcactagatgcttatacttgtggtggcctctactgctatGCAGATCCATTGCCAATGTGTTTCACCCTAtactagtgcagtaagggctttttgccccaattatttttctcattttgcctcggttttggaaccgaggcatattgggacgAGGCCAAAAAGGggtgccttttggcctcggttatcacccgaggccatataggcgcttttatgcctcggttctaaatgaACTGTGGCAGTGGTTGCAacggagagagaagagagagtgTTGTTGCAGAGGCgcagggaagaagaagagaaaggggGTTCGCGAAATTGagccctaaataaaccctatggccTCAGTTCCATTAACAACCGAAGCATGTAAAACTATTTGGCACCGgctagtggcatttttgaaaaatgCAGCCCCATTTTTGGCTTCAAGTCTttggaaccgaagcatataacaacttttggcaccggttttaagcgaaccgaagcctataaccctcTTTTGCTTCGGGTTTTAActaaaccgaggcataaaagttgcctggAATTGCCAAAAATGCCACCatgccattatatgcttcggttcctgaccaaccgaggcatataaggcgaggtaaaaagcaaaatctgcactagtgctaccacgcacaaggttaacctttaaacatctaaggccattatcctgccaaaaaCTAGggtctcctactactctcaccacttgagtcagtccgctctacgtgagactaactgacacTTTAGAGttttaggatgcaatccttacttgaatccatatctaattatatacactacgacaccaccatgaaaccttactaagaggttcatgaaattacgtccatCACATAAGGTACcgccatgagatctcaccaagaggttcatggaattacgtccaactCATACCAtaatcatgtctcaccaaccaaccatagatttatcatgcataaCAAACTCATACCAATATCCAACCAACCACCCCATCATGTTTCATGAATTCATTCATACCAATCTCATCAATTCAAATCCCAATATATCATATAGAGCATACATGACATCATACTTGAACTATTTAAAGCACAAATCACCCAATCATGTAAAACACATACATGTACAATCAACTTTGtgaatctcgctcaagctaaagagctctcgctcaggcgagaagaacccctcgctcaagcgagaagaacccctcgctcaagctatcagctctcgcctaggcgagactgcaaATAGAGAGCACCttaaggtctcgctcaagctagtccatctcgctcaagcaagtggccttcgcttaggcgagccctcgaaACAAAGAGGGGGTGAGTTGTTGTTgttctcgctcaggtgagagctcttcgcttaagcgagagctttCGTTTTGAGCGACCACCCAACTCGTCTGGGCGAGTTCAGCATAACTCACCTGCTCTCACGCATGCCGTCACGACCAGAAGCACAGCATACATTTTCCATACCGTCAACAACACCACACAAGCATTCAAGAGTACAAAACATTCCAATAGCAGACAAAATAGCATAGAAAcgcaaaaccctaacttccttTACCTTAACAAAAGTTATTGTGAGGGAGGTTTAGGCACTAGCAGAAGGGCACCACAATTCCAAGAGCACTAGAAACTGAAAATAAAGGAACACCAGCACGAAGGTGAGGTTCTGAAAAGAACCCATTTTCGAACCAGAACAAAAGACTGGAAATAGAGAGACGAGAGTTGGAGCTCAACTTACATGGAGAGAAACGTTAACCAAGCTTAGAGGAAGAATGGGgtcaaaccctagtagagctctTTGTTGCAATTCTAAGAGAGAGGAGGGTAACAGTTTTCTAGAAAAACAGCAGAATGATGGTTTAGGGCTAAAAGTGAAGTTTTAAGACATCTTATGGACTAGCCTTAGGCCTATCAGAAGGCTAGGCCCTAAAACATTAAGGGCAAAAAAGAAAGTGAACCTTACAATAGTACAATTTATTTGACTTTGTTTTCAACCTTATcaattacaaattaatattacaattttaaaaaatcatgttGGTGTTGTTAGTTTTGGTCATAGTTTCATGtctaataactaataaaattgTGATGTATTTGTCTACGAACTTGATCTATAATAATATCATCTCCACATATgacttatttatgttttttatataagtaaatATGTTGGACTATGATAGACAACAAAAATCGACAGAATGTATACAAATGAATTTTCTGTCAACTCATTatgatcaattttttataaattcaaaaaggcaatataattaataaaaaataattaattaattaattaattattggtATTGATTGCGATAAAATGATAATCAACCTTTTATAAAGAGGCAACTACGAGTACTAACGATGAATGCATATGTAATAGatcatttcttatttattatcgcATAAAgttgtttcttttatatttccGTGCCAATACAaggttaagaaaataataaaataatagcttaaatatgtttttggtatctcaagttttttttttaatcaaattttgttaagtttatctgacgttttaagcgcgttttatgatagtatttgaattgtttacaccgtttgacacattttcgcttcaatgttaactcaaatattatcataaaatacgtttaaaatgtcaaataaacttaccaAAAATTGGtaagaaagactaaattcacgcatttctaaagataaaagactaaattgatataaagttttgaaaaaaaactaatttcaaaattcacttaaacatacaaaaaaacatatttaaccctaaaataatATTCCAAtggaataataattttttcaatcgtATTTGACCTATTTATGGGTCGGTGAAATATGTAAATTGAttcattaaatttgaaaaaatataaacagtaactttttttaacgttacttaaattgttatttgatattaaaggttttaatacttttaagttgtattttcttaatataGAAATCAGTGAGCTCGCTTACAAACAAATTTAGAACTATTGGGTGAGTTGGATTAACTTCAGATCATTGACAACGTTTCAAGTTTTTCAATTTAACATCAAATTATTCAAAGTCTGTACATTTCAAATTTATCCATTTTCTCCACTTAAAATAGGTACAGTAAAAAACTGTTGAGTTCATAATCAAATTGGTCTTTCTGGATTGATCTCtaattgtaattatattaaCGCAATTCACTATATCAATTTACAAGATGCCAATTAAATAGTAATCTCTAACTTCTTATTATGCTATTTCTACACTATTTCAAAACACACACATCAAaaccaacaaaaacaaaacccacaagacaaacataaaaatattaggCATATCATACTAACCATTCTTGACAAGAAACATACAAGAGTAGAGAATGAGTCTATAGTCTTTTCCTCCTACGCCTATAATtacaaagagaaaatagaataaAGCAAAGGTTATTAGCAACCAATTCCCAAACAGAGCAAAACTATgactgaaaaaagaaaaatcctccACATTGCAAATTCTAAAATTCTCCCAAATCTGACCATCAATTAGTTAGCTCCATAATGGCAGCAACAATATCGCCATTGGCAGCTTTGAGAGCCTTAACAGCTTTAGGTCTTGACACACCAGCTTGAGTCATCACCAACTCAATATCCTTGGGATCTACACCAGACTCGTCCACATCTTCATCATCTTGAGCAGTTGCAGAGGTTTCTGGCTTCAATCCTACATTGCTCACATTAGGAGCCTTGAATTGTTCTGCTGCCTGAGTCTGTAGCTGTGAACTCAAGTCTTCAATCTTTGCTTCGCCGAATATAATGTATGTGTCAGAAGTTGGACTTTTGAGAACATCCGGTTTTGAGATAACAAAAAGGATCTAAACAAACAGAACAGAAAAACAAATCAGTTTTGACCAATTCAAAGTTAGTATCAGTACATAGATATGTCAAAGTGCTAACATTCTTGCTCTTCTTGACAGTCACACGGCTGACACCTGTGACAGGTTTCATTCCAAGTTTCAGCATTGCCTTGCGACTCTTCTTTTCACTTCTGGTCTGCTTGGATCTACCAGATGCATCACCCTCTAGACCTGTAATAAAATCCATATTGCTACGAGACTGAGTTACATCCATCAATGCAACTTCAATTCATGTAATAAAAAATCACGTGCAGCATTAACTTAGTTGTACACAACAAAAGACTCATCACAATCTACttgcttttttcatttttattcaacaAGAGATTAAACTGGACTGTAAATTACACACGACTTAACAGTGGCATGACTTGTTAAACACTCATAACAATATTGAACAACTTTGTAAACTATGATTGATTAAACAAGaccctgaaaaaaaaaataaggaaaccAAAAACACATTGACCACAATTCTCAATAGtcaatttattactttaaaaaaataaaatggatcACTTCTGAGAGTAAAAGGCAACCCATATTAATCTAATAGACCTTTTACATTCTATGAGCAAGTGAATATTTGCTAAATTCAAGAATGAAAGGGGTTATGTAATCCAACAAACCACTccatttaatcttattttataccCAACACACCACTCCATTTAATCTTATTTTCCAACTTACCTTCAGCATTGTCATCATCCTCGTCTTCCTCGTCATCTTCCTCATCCTCATCATCATCCTCAACTAAAGGCTCATCATCCTACAAATGTGTTATTCAGAAGTTCGAGATATtagaaaacaaatcaaatagtAGGCCATAGAAAACAAAGCAAATAGTAGGCCATTGAATATGTCGAGTAAAAAAGTTCTTTAATGACTACAGTTTAAGGAAGACTCGATAGATAGTCATTAGGATgttacaaacaaaacaaaatatatggaAGGACTCActcttataaacaaaataaatgttgcTACTGCAGtattcttcttttataaaaaaggtGAAAATAAAGAGAGAGCATAGAGTAATATATTGAAGTGCTACATATATCTATTCACATAATAAAAcctttaaattgataaatacaATCTATTGAGTACTAGAAATTAGGAACCCAttaccaaaaacaaaattataagagcactaataaaaaatatatgctaAAAGTATGATCATTAACCAACTACTTGATTTGACTTCGGCAACTCTCTGCACACATAGGCAACTCTCTGCACACATATGCACAACCTTAACATAGGAAACACTAAGGTTTAACAATAAATCAGCAGAAGTTAATGGAAgtcaaattttcaaatcaaGCCAAAGTGTCCATTCATTTCAACAGGTCTAGCGGCTCTCCTCTCTGATATAAAAGACCATAAACTTATTTTCAGACAAAAACTGTGACATATAAAACCCCAGAAACCTTTCAACTAATTGCATAGAAATCATCAACCTTAAACCAAATTGAATGATTGCATGTTCACTTTCCCAATCTGAACTTCTGTAAAACTAATCAAAAATCTAATGAACAACACTAAAATGCGAGTAAGCCACtgaattccaaaaaaaaaaaaaaaaagaaaaaaattttggGATCAAACACAAGAAGCGTGGATTTAGAAGTTACAATGGCCTCTAAAACCTCAATGCTCAATGTTCTCATCAGATACAAATCCTTAACAGTAACACAGTCCTTGGTTCCAAATATTTTGAACCTAATTCTCTATcacttcaaattaaattaagagCAAAAGAAAAGATGTAATACTGAAGGTATAGATTATTACATGGATCTTTTCCTGTTCGAATTGAGCCGCAAGAAGATCTTCTTGGGTCTGAGCTGTCATAGCAATTATTTCAGGTTTTTAGGTGTTCTAAGCTTTAGTGTCACAGGCTTATTCTTCTATGAGCACATAGACATAACCAAAAGCCTAAAACCCTAGAACCAtgatttttatagttttaagtCGGGTTGACCCAATTTAACCCGTCTCATCCCTTTCTTTCGGTGCGGTTCGTAGGAAGAGAGACTCTTACATATCTTAAAACATGCCACGtcaaattaaaaactttgttcAGACAGGACAGGTGCCGTTCacagtaattttaaatttacaaaagtatacaaattattttaaatattttttgttatcaattaaaactattaaaaatataattttagatatataatattcaaattttaaaaagtaattgatCAATAATAAAAAGGTATGTTATTAACactcaattaatttaatataatccaAAAAGTTCTTCAACTTTTAGTCAATAATAGGAAGAGTTTAAAAGTCTGTATATGAAGAAAAAACTAAGTTGgaaaatattaattctttgaaaaaaattgtaatatctGCGAAATGAAAGACTCTCTGGTTCACCTAGAGATATAGAGCACAGATAAGAGATCATAAGTAATATTATTGCTATTatgatattacttaaaaaaatatcacttgAAGTACTATAAGAAGCCCTCACCATTGACACTTTTTACCATAACTTCTCTTCAATATTATCTTATTCTAAACCCAAacttatatttgatattattttctgAGATATAAAAGAAAGAGGCTACACTTGGCATCTAATATTTCTGTTAAGCATTTAAGGAAGATGTTTTTATTTCTACGAGTGATTGTTGCATTACCTAGAATATTTATTACCTAGAATATTTGTCATGTATATTCagttctgtttttatttttacaagtaATTGTTACATTACCTAGAATATTGTCATGTATATTCAGTTCTGTTTTTAGTTTCTCacaaataattgtttttgttaGCATATCATTTATTCCCTCAGAGCTTAGGCGGTGCTTCTGCGAGAATATTTAGACACAAATAACAGGGTCTTTGAAGACTTCATTTCACTATTTGGTATTTTCGAACAAGAGGTGCAGCACAGCATTCAACTGCATCCTCCATAACTCATCAGGAATGGATATTGCTCCCCTGAAATCCAAAGCATTAACTTCTGCTGGTGTTGCAACTGATATAATCATATTATGAACAAGTCGCTGCTTTGCATATGACAAATCCCAACTACACTACCCACACAAGCAGGGATCCAAGTAGAGGGAAACAATCCGAATAAATTACATTGCAAAAAGAAACCTACCCAAAATGTCATCATTCATCCATTTCAGGGGGAAAAAGAGGATTGATTACAAAATGACTTCAGGATCAACCTACAGCTGCAAGTAAAGCTAAGCTAAGCTTTCGGAGGTGAGTTCACCAACCACCAGAATTTCCAGACCCCCAACCGTTCCCAGCTGCTGCTTTCTTGGGAGCAGCTCCCCAGCCAGAGCTTCCTTGATCACCATCACTtggaccaccaccaccaccaccaatcTGTTGTCCCCAGCCACCATTGTCATTGTTATTAGAGCCACCGCTTCCACCTCCCCAACTACCACTTCCACCACCCCAACCACCCGGAAAAGCTTCCCTTCCAGGAGAATTTTGAACTTTGGCCCCTGGAAAACTGCTTAAACCATCATCTGAATCCTTTGTGTTATTAGAACCCCACCTGCTGCCCCCATAACTAGAGTCCTGCCTTTCATTGTTGGAATTGTGTCCTCTGTTATAAGAACCTCGACCACGACCACGTCCTCGTCCACCATATGGACGAGGCACCCCACTAGGATGTTCCTCCTGATTCCCATTGTTTCTATAGTCACCACGTCCtatagaacaaaaaataaataaggacataaatctatattaaaaaaattatcaggTCTTACTGGAAAAATGACAAGTGAAAACTAGTTGGATAACACGTGAAACTATATGCAATTAACCCAGCAAAGCACGGCAAGATCATACAGATTAGATAACTAGACATAAATAATCTAATTAGGTTAAAATCCAACtagaatatatgaaaaaataaaatgttatagctaaatttaaaagttaagtCAATATACCTGTCCTAGAACCAGGAGTAGAAGATCGATCCCTATCATAAGAGTGACCTCTCCTACCACCCTCACTATTTGAACCACCACCCCAGCCACTACCCACAGATGGCCCAGACGAGCCACCAGCTGCAGGGCTACGCATTGGTACCATAGCAGCAACTGACCTAATGGAGGGGGTGGAATCGTGCTGGGGGTCATCAATATGCCTCTGAAAGTATGCCACGAGCCTATCAATGTCCTCAAACATCTTTTTTCTGAACCTGAATCCTTTTGGGTAAAGCCCAATGTACTCATGGTGTGGATTTGTACTTCTTATGTAAGTTAATATAAATGTGCCAGGATGCTCGTGGGAGATGCCAAAACTATAGACAATGCGCGTAGGATACTCAGCTTTCTCCATCCTCAAAAGTTCATCAACTTCTGATTTTGTACCCTTTCGAAATTTGCGATAGTTTAGCATTGTCTTTAAGTAAGCCACCAATGGATCTACATATCGGTCCATAACCTAAGCAACAACCAGCAGGAAAAAGTTAGACATATAATCATAAGCAAAGCATCCAGAAAATGTTGGAAACTTTACCTCATCTAAGTCCTCAAAAGTGTCGTCTCCAATTTTTAGTGTCTTCCCAATTCGCAGTAAGCTTGTAATGTCCTTGTGTTCCTTCCCACCTTCGACTATATCCTTATGGGCATATACTCCATCATTAATTTTAAGAGTTAAAGTAAGATATGAAGGTCCTCGTGAACTAGGACGGATAATACTTTCTCCGGGATCTTTGTCAGACAAGAACTGCATAAGGAAAAAGGCATAGCTAAGCTAGCAAcatattaaacattaaaattcttataaaaatataagattttttttttcttttaacgaCTACTTGCAATAAAATGCGTTTCATTACAGATAAAAACCTACCAAATTCCAAGTTCGCCACACTATGAACCTACACAAATTTTAACTAGAAACTAATGGATTTATCTCAATCTAAAAAGTCAAACAAGCAAAATTCATTCATTCTTCAAAACAAGGGTCCAGAAGTATCTACCtcaattacataaaatatgGAAATATTACTGTGAAGTTATCAAAGACACCCAGTTGATATTGCAATTAGGCATAGAATGTGAAGGGTCCAGAAGTATCTACCTCAAATACATAAATTAGTCCACAGTTATCATTCCAACCAAGTTTACTAGGAGCCATTAAGGAAAAAAACAATTGTCATCAAGGACTAAAAATTTCCACCTACCAAGACGAGTCAGGATGTGCATACACAACGAAACAATTTCACGACTATGAAAGATCCTAATATGATTCTAATAAggtcaataaaatacaaaatttaacaaataaactCAGCAACAAACCTCCATTGCTTCATCTGCAGTTATGTTCTGAAAGCGTGGATGAACAATCATCCTTGGCTTGAAATGCTTCTTAGCAAGTTCCTTTTCTTTCCGAGCTTTGTCTTGATCACTCTGAAAGCAGCTCCGATCTTCATGGTAATAGGGGTCAATATCCCGGTTATTCTGTAACCGATTACTTCTCATTTCACTGTCCTTACAAACAAGGAAGACTTGATACCGATTCTTTTGAATTGACTTGATTTTACAAGTGAGCATGTCACCTTCATGTAGCCTATCAGATAATTCAATTACATCTCTCCAGTCATCTGTGTAGTCTTCCTTCATGAGAATTCCAGTCATTCCAGATTCAAGCCCACATATTGCTTTCTGAGCCTGCACTCTTCGAACAGTGACTTGGACAATTTTGCCTTCCGCCAGGGTCTCTTCAGTCTCACctgaaatcatataaaattcTTCATCCTGACTTGGTTCTTCATATTGATTGCGCCAATCCTGAAAACCTTGAATTAATTCTCTCTTTATGTCATAGAAAGTCTGTATTTTGTTTTGACGATTTTTCCCAGAAGCATATTCCTCAACATCAAGGTTTTTTAAATAACTAGGCCGGTCTCTCACGTGCTCTATGGCCATCTCCaatgcatcatcatcatcatttgcATCACCAGTTCCATCTTCTTCATATACATCTTTGGCCAGCTCTTGGGCAAGAATATATGATTCAGGATGAATTCTTGTATCATCCAACAAATCAATAAATTGGCTACTGCTAGCTGCCAACCCACTCCGCCGGACACGCAAGAAACCAACTGCATTGACAAACACCTTTTTTCCAAGTTTGTGTTCTGTGACAAAGTCCTTCCGTGTAAAAATGGCACCAGCCCTTACCAAAGATCTCTGTAAGGATGCAGCCTTCCTTGGACCAAGCCCGGAAATAAATTGTAAGGGTGCAAATAGCCACTCATGACTTATTGCTAAATTAATGTCTAAGCCAACCTGATTGGTCACATCTACCATAACCTGCTCAACCATAGCAAATTTATCATCTTGGTTGAGAAAACTCTCTAAAGGGCACAATTTCCATGACAAGATTTCCTTTCTAGGTCCGCATAATGTTGCAACCATAGCCAATGGGTTCTGGAGATAACGACCAAGTGCAACAGCCCGCCTCACTATACCTATTAAAGTAAGAAAAACATACTCTTATGCCTATCAATGCAAGAAAAATAGTATGACATGGGAttcctaaaataaaaaacaaagcaaacaattaaaacaatatttaccTTGCTGTGAAGGAAGTTGTTCAGAGGAAATTCGAGAATTTTCATAAAGACGGGGAAGAGATTCATCTCCATAGACAATGCTGAGCCCATCCATTTCATGCCCGACATCTCTAGGGTTTTCCTCAACCATCTTAAAAATAACCTGATAAAGTAGAGCAAACCAATGGTAACACCCACCATATGACAAGAGCTTTTTTCCACTAAGGGAGAAGAATACATGAATCAAACAACCTATGACCAATCATATCAATTAACTTAGAAAAATATGAACTAATGACACTATCGTATAGATGAAACTATTATATAAGGAGGTGATGTCCAATTTAATTGAACAAAATGTTTTATGATTAACTCTTACAAAATAAATGTTCATTCCACAAAGTAGATGTTTTATAAGGCTACAGGATGAGGAGGAGGATATTCTAACAgtgtatttaagaaaaaaaataggcataTTATAAACAACTGAAATCACAGTGCATAATTAGTAAGAGGGGGTAGTATGGTAATTAAAATAGGATTGAGAAGTGATCATTCCCATTTCAATGAAGGGTTAGGCGATTAAAATGAAATGGTACAAGAATCCAAACAATGCAGGGAAAGGTATTAATCCTACAAACAATTTCATCAACACACGAATAAACACAGAGACCAAGATGCTAACCTCATATATATCTTCCTTCAAACGCGTGCAAGACAAGTTAACTGCTCCTAAAACAACAACATGTGGTTGGTGATCTGTCATAAACTTCAACACTCGCTCCTGGTCATTCTTCTTCCGTTGTTGGTCACTAACATTCTGTGATCTAAAAGTAAGGGACCCAGTGT carries:
- the LOC114183042 gene encoding transcription elongation factor SPT6 homolog: MAKGVISDEEDDVELDEEEREPIDGEELEEGRDVDNEDEDEEEEGQDEYENDGFIVDDIEDEEEQDEEERADSDDERQKKKKRKKKEEYVLDEDDYELLEDNNINIHRRKESKKFKRLKKGRRDTEEEPSGLSDEEEFVGSGKVGRTAEEKLKRSLFGDDEGPPLEDIAEEEEQGEEEEDADIGEDDEMADFIVDEEEVDENGAPMRQRKLKKKKTRQAPGVSSSALQEAQELFGDPDELILNRQKNLEMSEYRETRLEDEFEPIVLSEKYMTEQDDQIRELDIPERMQISDESTGAPPSDRSSIEEESQWIVNQLSNGAVPWIYKKVPNSQNNEKDDLPINKDDIIRFLELHHVQKLDIPFIAMYRKEECLSLLKDLEQPEAVDENDKTPTLKWHKVLWALQDLDKKWLLLQKRKSALKSYYNKRFEEESRRVYDETRLNLNSQLFESVMRSLKEAESEREVDDVDSKFNLHFPPGEAGVDEGQYKRPKRKSMYSTFSKAGLWEVASRFGCSPEQLGLCLTDVNLQELEDPKETPEEMASNFTCAMYDTPEEVLKCARHMAAVEISCEPSIRKHVRAHFLDHAVVSTCPTADGNTTIDSFHQFAGVKWLREKPLSKFEDVQWLLIQKAEEEKLIQVTIKLPEEYLNKLIDQFNEYYISDSVSRSAQLWNEQRKLILQDAIFRFLLPSMEKEARGVLASKAKNWLLMEYGKALRNKVSVGPYQQKENDLGSDEEAAPRVMACCWGPGKPLTTFVMLDSSGEVLDVLYTGSLTFRSQNVSDQQRKKNDQERVLKFMTDHQPHVVVLGAVNLSCTRLKEDIYEVIFKMVEENPRDVGHEMDGLSIVYGDESLPRLYENSRISSEQLPSQQGIVRRAVALGRYLQNPLAMVATLCGPRKEILSWKLCPLESFLNQDDKFAMVEQVMVDVTNQVGLDINLAISHEWLFAPLQFISGLGPRKAASLQRSLVRAGAIFTRKDFVTEHKLGKKVFVNAVGFLRVRRSGLAASSSQFIDLLDDTRIHPESYILAQELAKDVYEEDGTGDANDDDDALEMAIEHVRDRPSYLKNLDVEEYASGKNRQNKIQTFYDIKRELIQGFQDWRNQYEEPSQDEEFYMISGETEETLAEGKIVQVTVRRVQAQKAICGLESGMTGILMKEDYTDDWRDVIELSDRLHEGDMLTCKIKSIQKNRYQVFLVCKDSEMRSNRLQNNRDIDPYYHEDRSCFQSDQDKARKEKELAKKHFKPRMIVHPRFQNITADEAMEFLSDKDPGESIIRPSSRGPSYLTLTLKINDGVYAHKDIVEGGKEHKDITSLLRIGKTLKIGDDTFEDLDEVMDRYVDPLVAYLKTMLNYRKFRKGTKSEVDELLRMEKAEYPTRIVYSFGISHEHPGTFILTYIRSTNPHHEYIGLYPKGFRFRKKMFEDIDRLVAYFQRHIDDPQHDSTPSIRSVAAMVPMRSPAAGGSSGPSVGSGWGGGSNSEGGRRGHSYDRDRSSTPGSRTGRGDYRNNGNQEEHPSGVPRPYGGRGRGRGRGSYNRGHNSNNERQDSSYGGSRWGSNNTKDSDDGLSSFPGAKVQNSPGREAFPGGWGGGSGSWGGGSGGSNNNDNGGWGQQIGGGGGGPSDGDQGSSGWGAAPKKAAAGNGWGSGNSGGW
- the LOC114183051 gene encoding nascent polypeptide-associated complex subunit alpha-like protein 1 — encoded protein: MTAQTQEDLLAAQFEQEKIHDDEPLVEDDDEDEEDDEEDEDDDNAEGLEGDASGRSKQTRSEKKSRKAMLKLGMKPVTGVSRVTVKKSKNILFVISKPDVLKSPTSDTYIIFGEAKIEDLSSQLQTQAAEQFKAPNVSNVGLKPETSATAQDDEDVDESGVDPKDIELVMTQAGVSRPKAVKALKAANGDIVAAIMELTN